TCAGCCGTGCGCCACTCATTCCGAAGAATGCGTTCGACTTGCATGCATTAGGCACGCCGCCAGCGTTCGTCCTGAGCCAGGATCAAACTCGCCGACAAGTGACCGTGGTCACTGCGTGTTCTCCTTGTTTAATGAGCCGGAGAACGGTGGCTCTGCTTGGTAGATCCCTACCGAAGCGATTGACGGTGACAAAAAAACAAAAACTATGATGCATGGAATGTGCTGCGGACGCAGCACCCATCAGTTGGAAAGGTGCGATTTTGGCGATAAAAAATCCGCTGATGCAGCAGAGCATCGGAGCGGAGCACTGTCACCAAATTGTGTGATGTTGAGCAAACATCGTGCTGCCGGTCAACAGCCTGTGGATTCTACCACAGCCGCCAAGTTTTGTCAAATCGGTCGCTGTGGGCGGAGTTCAGCAGGTTGGTGTGTCGTGACTGATGTGTGTCAGTCATGCGTTGACAGCCCGGGGATTCTACCACCGTTCGCCACCGTTGTCAAATCCCACGAACCTGACCGAAACCACGAAGAGCGCGAAGCAGCGTTTGTATGCTCTATGCTGTATGTTCTATGCTCTTAATGTCATCCTTACTAAAGGTTCCCCCTTGTTGGTGAGTGCTAAAATACCAAATAATCACCAGTGCGAGCCTATTGCTGAAGGAGCATGGCATGTTGGATAATTGGCTGGGGCGCGATAAAGCATCGCCGCAAGCGCCCAAGGAGGAATCCATGAGTAGTAATGATGCGTCACGCCCAACGCCCCCACCACGCCAACCAGACGATGGCTTAATTCGTCGCCCACGCCTCAACGACCGCGATAATGCCTTTAATTTGGCGCTCGAAGATTTGCGCCGCCAAGTGCAGTTGCTCTACGAGAGCATTGGCGCACTGGCCGAACACTACAATGAAACTGGCGGCGACCCCCGCCGTGCCCGCGATTGCCGCGATTGTAGCCATTTTCGAGTTGGCTTGCATGTGCCTTGTGTGATGGGTGTTGATCCACATACTGCCCCTTATTTGGCGGTACGCTGCCCCAAATTCGAGGAAACCAGCGAAAATCGCAAGCTGATTAATCGTGATGAAGCTGGCTTTAATGCTGCGGTGCGGCGTGCTCGCGAAGGCTAGTTAGCAATCCCGTAATGTCATTCTTCTACGATCACGTCAGCACAAATGCTCGACGTGATTCTTTTTGTTCAGTTTGTGCGAAAGTGATGGGTATTAGCCAATGGCTCAACCACCAAACGATTCAGCAATCATCGCCTTATTACAACGTGGCGATCAACAAACTTGGCGCATGCTGGCCGAGCAGTGGTCAGGCGAGCTTTATAATTTGGCATGGGGGGCAGTTTATCAAACTGTTCCTGCCCAAACCATTGTTAACAAAGTTTGGGCAACCGCGATTCGAACTATTCACAGTGTCGATCAACGGTTGGGGCTGCGTTTATGGCTCTACACCATCAGCTGTCATGTAATTCTTGATCATTGGCGAGATAATGGTCATGCGCCCCAAACAGCTAGTATGATTAGCGAGTTACAACGCTTACCCGAGGCGATGCATTTGGCAATATTGTTGCATCTACGCCACAATGAATCGGTTGCGACTATTGCTGAAATTCTTGGTCGAACTCAACGCGCAACTGAACAACTATTACAGCAAGGCCAACAACGGCTCAAGTTTGCTGTGGCAGAGGGATTTTATGGCATCAACCAAGCAACAGCTGCAGCAGGCGATTAATCAGGCCTTGCCTGAACAACAGCTTAGTCTTAGTCAACAACAAGCAATCAATCAAACACTTGATCAACAGCTTGAGCAAG
This genomic interval from Herpetosiphon gulosus contains the following:
- a CDS encoding sigma factor, with protein sequence MAQPPNDSAIIALLQRGDQQTWRMLAEQWSGELYNLAWGAVYQTVPAQTIVNKVWATAIRTIHSVDQRLGLRLWLYTISCHVILDHWRDNGHAPQTASMISELQRLPEAMHLAILLHLRHNESVATIAEILGRTQRATEQLLQQGQQRLKFAVAEGFYGINQATAAAGD